In the Paenibacillus sp. FSL H7-0357 genome, one interval contains:
- a CDS encoding DUF3153 domain-containing protein has protein sequence MNLRQQQQSMLPSLGRRRRYFVVLMISMLVLLTGCASGTAHMTVKKDGSLELAFSILLDSRAEAMVGGKLEDVLTTRLEAAGIELKKSQNGKSTEYQFLKAYASLQDLQANAGKLDIVDAQVEQVNNWLYTKYDVVAQPKLNAYSDEIIDGIGSLSVPKSLVRMLLQNLAVDFKLTLPYDLYGANNAAEQDGKTLTWHITMADSQPLEMVVYVPNVKNIVIAGGGVVLILAVSIIWFIRARKARKPKSA, from the coding sequence TTGAACTTAAGACAACAGCAGCAATCGATGCTGCCCTCGTTAGGGCGGCGCAGACGTTACTTTGTGGTTCTGATGATTTCGATGCTTGTTCTGCTTACCGGCTGTGCCAGCGGTACGGCGCATATGACGGTGAAGAAGGATGGGAGTCTGGAGCTTGCGTTCAGCATTTTATTGGATTCCCGTGCGGAGGCGATGGTTGGCGGGAAGCTGGAGGATGTGCTGACCACCAGGCTGGAGGCTGCCGGAATTGAATTGAAGAAAAGCCAGAACGGTAAATCTACAGAATATCAATTCCTCAAAGCCTATGCTTCGCTGCAAGACCTGCAGGCAAACGCTGGCAAGCTGGACATTGTGGACGCGCAGGTTGAACAGGTTAATAATTGGCTGTACACCAAATACGATGTGGTAGCCCAGCCGAAGCTGAATGCCTATTCGGATGAAATCATTGACGGGATCGGAAGTTTGAGCGTGCCGAAATCTCTGGTCCGCATGCTGCTGCAGAACCTTGCGGTCGATTTTAAATTAACGCTTCCTTATGATTTGTATGGGGCCAACAATGCCGCTGAACAGGACGGAAAAACGTTGACTTGGCATATTACAATGGCCGATTCGCAGCCGCTCGAGATGGTCGTTTACGTGCCAAACGTCAAGAATATCGTCATTGCCGGCGGCGGCGTAGTGCTAATCCTGGCAGTTTCCATCATTTGGTTCATAAGAGCAAGAAAAGCGCGCAAGCCCAAGAGTGCCTGA
- a CDS encoding helix-turn-helix domain-containing protein, giving the protein MKHLSFLSKLTLFAFVISTLPVVFIGSFSYLTSSSEIQKNVNKSKMELILQINSNVEHKLTTVNQTLNQVVNSSVLKKALNNPLNVTDFILYNDLRNEIRNMQSFDTKLEDVILLNQRQNWMIKNSGLYRLNEYKNYEQLSNLMNVPDNTSWVLNPSSLFYSEESINVTGCDYSISLIKKLPTNKLQKYGLALANIPACSLQDFINSEVDPLDSIIVLNESGTILLHPDRSMIGEPAQKGGFADLSLVSDLNKPSGQFKTVMDKKDYSVTYLRSQLNGWIYLSVTSIESLTKESNKIGTYTLYVCAVMLLLSILFAWLGSRRMYSPIERLLNQMGLRRPGIKSRHTDEFQFIGEQVHHLFQSKSQLEKEVSQHIRQVRTFFLTKAFQGNVKKRELFEELEQYGYHTQMEEWKTMAVITLSIDFSEDTSYEKKDLHLLLFAAHNMIEELVPPDSRLAPVIMDHAVVTLIGSMEGNAEAFHRSLYSLTENLQQEINNYLKLQVSIGLSLPFHSFDKISIAYREGLEALKYRITLGKGIIIQYENINSGKHYLNLNYPSHTENDLMDAIKLADTEKAKELLHKLFKCIFALGLSPQEYQIPLTRLLNNILIMMQESGISLNQIYHVNGSLFEELTDLHIVAEIEDWFWSMVILPMIRIFHSRQNAQYHNISEKIIDIVQHDYDKDLTLEECASRLHYNANYLSSVFRKETQYYFSEYLAMYRFKMAKKWLEETDMPIKDIAARLRYNNSQNFIRSFRKQEGMTPGQYRDNASSRAQGGTG; this is encoded by the coding sequence GTGAAACACTTAAGCTTCCTGAGTAAATTAACTTTATTCGCCTTTGTCATCAGTACGCTGCCTGTGGTGTTCATTGGCTCTTTCTCCTATCTCACATCCTCCAGCGAAATTCAAAAAAATGTTAACAAAAGCAAAATGGAACTTATTTTACAAATTAACTCAAATGTAGAGCATAAGCTGACTACTGTCAACCAAACCTTAAACCAGGTTGTGAATTCTTCGGTATTAAAAAAAGCACTAAATAACCCGTTAAATGTAACCGATTTCATTTTATATAATGACTTAAGAAACGAAATCCGCAATATGCAATCCTTTGATACAAAGCTCGAAGATGTGATCCTGTTAAATCAACGGCAAAATTGGATGATCAAAAACTCCGGCCTCTACCGCCTGAACGAATACAAGAACTATGAGCAGCTCTCCAATCTGATGAATGTGCCCGACAACACCTCCTGGGTGCTGAACCCTTCCTCGCTGTTCTACAGTGAGGAGAGCATCAATGTGACGGGCTGCGACTACAGCATCAGTCTGATTAAAAAGCTGCCGACCAACAAACTGCAAAAATACGGACTTGCCCTGGCGAATATTCCGGCCTGCAGCCTGCAGGACTTCATCAACTCGGAAGTAGATCCGCTCGACAGCATTATTGTGCTGAATGAGTCCGGCACCATACTGCTTCACCCGGACCGTTCGATGATCGGAGAGCCTGCTCAAAAGGGCGGATTTGCTGATCTTTCGCTCGTCTCCGATCTCAATAAACCTTCGGGACAATTCAAAACCGTCATGGACAAAAAGGACTATTCCGTCACTTATCTGCGTTCCCAATTAAACGGCTGGATCTATCTCTCGGTCACCTCCATTGAGAGTTTGACGAAGGAATCTAACAAAATCGGAACCTATACCCTGTATGTATGTGCCGTGATGCTGCTGCTGTCCATCCTGTTCGCATGGCTCGGCTCCCGCCGCATGTACAGCCCGATCGAAAGACTGCTCAACCAGATGGGGCTGCGCAGACCCGGAATCAAATCCAGGCATACGGATGAGTTTCAGTTTATCGGCGAACAGGTGCATCATTTATTTCAGTCCAAATCACAGCTGGAGAAGGAGGTCAGCCAGCATATCCGGCAGGTCCGCACCTTTTTCCTGACCAAGGCCTTTCAGGGCAATGTCAAAAAACGCGAGCTGTTCGAAGAGCTGGAGCAATATGGCTATCACACCCAGATGGAAGAATGGAAGACGATGGCTGTAATCACGTTGAGCATCGACTTCTCTGAGGATACCAGCTATGAGAAAAAGGATCTCCATCTGCTGTTGTTTGCCGCGCATAATATGATCGAGGAACTGGTACCCCCGGACAGCAGGCTTGCGCCTGTCATTATGGACCATGCCGTGGTGACCTTGATTGGCAGCATGGAAGGCAATGCCGAAGCTTTTCACCGGTCGCTCTATTCACTGACAGAGAATCTGCAGCAGGAGATCAATAACTACCTGAAGCTGCAGGTCAGTATTGGCCTGAGTCTGCCCTTCCATTCCTTTGATAAAATATCCATCGCCTACAGAGAAGGCCTGGAAGCTCTGAAATACCGGATTACGCTCGGCAAAGGCATCATCATCCAATACGAGAACATCAACTCCGGCAAACATTATCTGAACCTAAACTATCCTTCGCATACCGAAAATGACCTGATGGACGCCATCAAGCTGGCCGATACTGAAAAAGCGAAGGAGCTGCTGCATAAGCTGTTCAAATGTATTTTTGCGCTGGGACTGTCCCCGCAGGAGTACCAGATTCCGCTGACCCGTCTGCTCAATAATATCCTCATTATGATGCAGGAATCGGGAATTAGCCTGAACCAGATTTATCATGTGAACGGCTCCTTATTCGAAGAACTGACCGACCTCCACATTGTAGCCGAAATCGAGGACTGGTTCTGGAGTATGGTTATTCTGCCGATGATCCGGATTTTTCACAGCCGGCAAAATGCCCAATATCACAACATTTCAGAGAAAATCATTGATATTGTCCAGCATGATTATGACAAGGATCTTACGCTGGAGGAGTGCGCTTCACGCCTTCATTACAACGCCAACTATCTCAGCAGCGTTTTCCGTAAGGAGACCCAATATTATTTCAGTGAGTACCTGGCGATGTACCGGTTCAAAATGGCCAAAAAATGGCTGGAAGAAACCGACATGCCGATCAAGGACATTGCCGCAAGGCTCAGATACAACAATTCGCAGAATTTCATCCGCTCCTTCCGGAAGCAGGAAGGGATGACCCCCGGGCAGTACCGTGACAACGCTAGTTCCAGGGCCCAAGGCGGGACCGGATAA